In Leptodesmis sichuanensis A121, the following are encoded in one genomic region:
- a CDS encoding IS982 family transposase has translation MFSLEALFCQVDDFCQQFEPQWQQHLLRSGAKQRQRERGLGTSEIMTILVACHRQGYRNFKTFYTQYVWVYWRRAFPGLVSDNRFVEWMPSVLFPLCAYLRTCLGRCSGISFVDSTSLKVCHNRRIKGHKVFDGLAARGKTSVDWFFGFKLHFVVNDRGELLNVMLTPGNIDDRKPLPKLLKRLVGKVFGDKGYLSAPLALHLWKTLSVQLITRLRRGMKGRLMPLIDRLLLRRRAIVESVIDQLKNISQIEHSRHRSPVNFLVNLVCGLIAYCHQPKKPSLALDLHLPPA, from the coding sequence ATGTTTAGTCTAGAAGCCTTGTTTTGTCAGGTCGATGATTTCTGCCAACAGTTTGAGCCCCAATGGCAGCAGCATCTGTTGCGCAGTGGAGCCAAGCAGCGCCAGCGGGAGCGAGGCTTGGGGACGAGCGAAATCATGACCATCTTGGTCGCCTGCCACCGCCAAGGCTACCGCAACTTCAAAACCTTCTATACCCAGTATGTCTGGGTCTACTGGCGGCGTGCCTTTCCAGGGCTAGTTAGTGACAATCGCTTCGTCGAGTGGATGCCCTCGGTCCTTTTCCCCTTGTGCGCTTACTTGCGCACCTGTTTGGGGCGATGTAGTGGCATTAGCTTTGTCGATTCCACCAGCCTCAAGGTGTGTCATAACCGCCGCATCAAAGGTCACAAGGTGTTTGACGGGTTAGCTGCACGCGGTAAGACCTCAGTCGATTGGTTCTTTGGCTTCAAGTTGCACTTCGTGGTCAACGATCGCGGGGAGTTGCTCAATGTCATGCTGACTCCTGGCAATATCGATGACCGCAAGCCCCTGCCCAAGCTACTCAAACGTTTAGTGGGCAAAGTGTTTGGGGATAAAGGGTATCTCTCCGCTCCCCTGGCATTGCATCTGTGGAAGACATTGAGTGTGCAACTCATCACCCGCCTGCGACGCGGCATGAAGGGGCGACTGATGCCACTGATTGACCGCCTGTTACTGCGGCGTCGTGCCATTGTGGAGTCGGTGATTGACCAACTCAAGAACATTTCCCAAATTGAGCATTCCCGCCATCGCTCCCCCGTCAATTTCCTGGTCAATCTGGTTTGTGGGTTGATTGCCTATTGTCATCAGCCCAAGAAACCCTCTCTGGCGCTTGACCTTCATCTGCCTCCCGCTTAA
- the hemE gene encoding uroporphyrinogen decarboxylase, with product MTLTTSLDRSSRINNSDRLLQAARNEPVDRPPVWIMRQAGRYLKAYRELRQKYPSFQERSETPDLAVEISLQPFHAFKPDGVILFSDILTPLPGIGIPFEIIESQGPILRQPIRSQTQVDALIPLEPETTLPFIRQILSTLRQEVKGQATVLGFVGAPWTLATYAVEGKNSVDYSLIKCMAFREPALLHRLLNKLAEAIATYAKYQIDCGAQVIQIFDSWAGRLTPQDYETFVLPYQQQVVQQVKATYPNVPLALCVHDSASILHLMSQTGVDIIHVDWTIDMAHARKQLGEIVVQGNLDPCVLLGTQAFIEQRTLDVIGKAGTKGHIMNLGQGILHTTPEENVAFFFETVKKAV from the coding sequence ATGACGTTGACAACTTCTCTCGATCGCAGTTCCCGGATTAATAACAGCGATCGCCTATTACAGGCGGCTCGAAACGAACCCGTCGATCGTCCGCCAGTCTGGATCATGCGGCAGGCGGGACGTTACCTGAAAGCCTATCGCGAGCTCCGTCAGAAATATCCATCCTTTCAGGAACGCTCTGAAACGCCTGATCTAGCAGTGGAAATTTCCCTTCAACCCTTCCATGCCTTCAAGCCGGATGGAGTAATTCTGTTCTCCGACATCCTCACGCCCTTACCTGGGATAGGCATTCCCTTCGAGATTATTGAAAGCCAAGGCCCCATCCTTCGACAACCAATTCGTTCTCAAACTCAGGTAGATGCTCTGATACCCTTGGAGCCTGAAACCACATTGCCGTTTATTCGCCAGATTTTAAGCACTCTGCGCCAAGAGGTGAAAGGACAGGCAACCGTTTTAGGCTTTGTGGGTGCTCCCTGGACGCTGGCAACTTATGCCGTGGAAGGAAAAAATTCGGTCGATTACAGCTTGATCAAATGTATGGCATTTCGGGAGCCTGCCCTGCTGCATCGGTTGTTAAATAAGCTGGCAGAGGCGATCGCCACCTATGCCAAGTACCAAATCGATTGTGGTGCACAGGTGATTCAAATTTTCGATTCCTGGGCAGGTCGCCTAACGCCTCAAGATTACGAAACATTTGTCCTGCCCTACCAACAACAGGTGGTTCAGCAAGTTAAAGCAACTTACCCCAATGTCCCTCTGGCTCTGTGCGTCCATGACAGCGCTAGCATCCTGCATCTGATGTCCCAAACTGGGGTAGATATTATTCATGTCGATTGGACAATCGATATGGCACATGCCCGTAAACAGTTAGGAGAAATTGTCGTTCAAGGCAATCTTGATCCTTGTGTACTCTTGGGAACTCAAGCTTTTATCGAACAGCGGACTCTGGATGTCATCGGCAAAGCTGGAACAAAAGGACACATTATGAACTTAGGCCAAGGCATTTTACACACCACACCAGAGGAAAACGTCGCGTTCTTTTTTGAAACTGTTAAAAAAGCTGTTTAG
- the thrB gene encoding homoserine kinase, giving the protein MTNDPVTISVPATTANIGPGFDCLGAALTLYNRFTFSLTTDNDSPVVITAVGEEADRVQTDSSNLVYQAFVQFYQAIQQPVPPVHITIQLGVPLARGLGSSATAIVAGLVGANALAGLPLTQQQVMQQAIAMEGHPDNVVPALLGGCRLAATKLDGGWEICEVPWHPDVAVVVAIPNFELSTAEARRVLPDRYSRADAIFNTAHLGLLIRGLETGTDSWLQAALQDRIHQPYRYSLIAGYKPVQSAALEAGAYGLVISGAGPTLLALTAASQAEAVREAIASAWASAAITATVYILHIDHRGATVSFEADPISA; this is encoded by the coding sequence ATGACCAATGACCCCGTGACCATTTCAGTGCCTGCAACAACCGCCAATATTGGCCCTGGCTTTGATTGCCTGGGAGCCGCACTGACTCTCTATAATCGCTTTACCTTTTCCCTGACCACTGACAATGATTCTCCAGTGGTAATCACGGCAGTGGGAGAGGAGGCCGATCGCGTCCAGACGGATAGCAGCAACCTGGTTTACCAGGCATTTGTCCAGTTTTATCAAGCCATTCAGCAACCTGTTCCCCCCGTTCACATCACCATTCAGTTAGGAGTTCCTTTGGCCCGTGGGCTGGGCAGTTCTGCTACCGCGATCGTGGCCGGATTGGTTGGCGCTAATGCCCTGGCAGGGTTGCCCCTCACACAACAGCAGGTGATGCAACAGGCGATCGCGATGGAGGGTCATCCCGATAACGTAGTTCCGGCACTGTTAGGGGGGTGTCGTCTGGCTGCAACAAAGCTGGACGGAGGCTGGGAAATTTGTGAGGTTCCCTGGCATCCAGATGTTGCTGTTGTTGTTGCCATTCCTAATTTTGAACTTTCGACGGCTGAAGCTCGTCGCGTGCTGCCCGATCGCTACAGTCGTGCCGATGCCATCTTTAATACCGCCCATCTAGGACTACTGATTCGGGGTCTGGAAACCGGGACAGATTCCTGGTTGCAAGCCGCCCTGCAAGACCGGATTCATCAACCATATCGCTACTCACTGATTGCAGGCTACAAACCTGTGCAATCTGCTGCCCTGGAGGCTGGTGCCTATGGCTTAGTGATTAGCGGTGCTGGCCCAACCCTGCTGGCTCTGACTGCTGCGTCCCAGGCAGAAGCTGTACGAGAGGCGATCGCCAGTGCCTGGGCGAGTGCAGCCATTACAGCTACGGTATATATACTGCACATTGATCACCGGGGAGCCACGGTCAGTTTTGAGGCTGATCCCATTTCAGCCTGA
- a CDS encoding response regulator — translation MHQEILLIEDDYMFRWRLLHFLEDQGYSVLEAENGMAGIKLARNHQPALILCDIGMPQFNGYDVLKQLQKDPKTASIPLIFLTNRGESECSIALKAGAKECLSKALSFEQVLERLLHHLMSSPLVNKPPELELSEWQ, via the coding sequence ATGCACCAAGAAATTCTCCTGATTGAAGATGACTATATGTTTCGTTGGCGTTTACTTCATTTCCTGGAAGACCAGGGATATTCCGTGCTAGAAGCCGAAAACGGCATGGCAGGAATCAAGCTCGCTCGAAACCATCAGCCTGCATTAATCCTGTGCGACATCGGTATGCCTCAATTCAATGGGTACGATGTCCTGAAGCAGCTTCAGAAAGATCCAAAAACAGCCTCTATTCCTCTGATCTTTCTTACCAATCGTGGAGAGTCAGAGTGCAGCATTGCTCTAAAAGCAGGTGCTAAAGAGTGTTTAAGTAAGGCACTGTCATTTGAACAGGTGCTAGAACGTCTACTACATCACTTAATGAGTTCGCCTCTTGTTAATAAACCTCCAGAACTAGAGCTATCTGAGTGGCAATGA
- a CDS encoding ArsR/SmtB family transcription factor, with amino-acid sequence MPFKASHFKADLFKVLSNPVRIQILDALRVGERSVNDIAEWLEIEPSSISQQLAVLRSRNLVTSRKQGNFVFYSIRDPAIFKILDAALEVFNNHLVDVRDALEKLE; translated from the coding sequence ATGCCCTTTAAAGCCAGCCATTTTAAAGCCGATCTGTTCAAGGTATTGTCTAACCCAGTGCGGATTCAAATTCTGGATGCTCTGCGAGTAGGAGAACGCAGCGTGAATGATATCGCAGAGTGGCTGGAAATAGAACCATCGTCCATATCCCAGCAGTTAGCCGTATTGCGGAGCCGGAACCTGGTCACCAGCCGTAAGCAAGGGAACTTTGTGTTCTACTCGATTCGCGACCCTGCCATTTTTAAGATTTTGGATGCTGCCCTAGAGGTATTTAACAACCATCTGGTTGATGTGCGAGATGCCTTAGAAAAGTTGGAATAA
- a CDS encoding response regulator, giving the protein MRRILVIENNPIYQAELSRLLRLEKYQVIRAESGRDGLTQALEKHPDLILCDVNTPDLTGYEILEKIRSDDSTSSIPFIFLAGKTDASSHSYAMKLGASAYLSKLVSPHELLRVVATKLK; this is encoded by the coding sequence ATGAGAAGGATTTTAGTGATTGAGAATAACCCGATTTACCAAGCTGAACTGAGCCGCCTGCTGCGGCTTGAAAAATATCAGGTGATTCGCGCAGAAAGCGGAAGGGATGGGTTAACTCAGGCTTTAGAAAAGCATCCTGACTTGATTCTCTGCGACGTAAATACACCTGATTTAACAGGCTATGAAATCTTGGAAAAAATAAGATCTGATGATTCTACCTCTAGCATTCCTTTTATTTTTCTGGCAGGAAAAACAGATGCAAGTAGCCATTCCTATGCCATGAAACTTGGAGCCTCCGCCTATCTCAGCAAGCTAGTATCTCCCCATGAGTTATTGCGAGTCGTTGCTACCAAGCTGAAGTAA
- a CDS encoding ArsR/SmtB family transcription factor yields the protein MQLQRFTDLNVPFKPSYFKTELFKVLSSPVRIQILDMLRCGENSVNAIAEWLEVEASSISRQLAILRRYNLVISRRQGTHMFYSVRDPDLFKVLDAALEVFNNHLIEIRNSLEQLE from the coding sequence ATGCAGTTACAAAGATTTACGGATCTTAATGTGCCCTTTAAACCGAGTTATTTCAAGACGGAACTCTTCAAAGTGCTGTCCAGTCCGGTACGAATTCAGATTTTGGATATGCTGCGATGCGGAGAGAACAGTGTCAATGCTATTGCGGAATGGCTAGAGGTGGAAGCGTCTTCCATTTCTCGGCAACTGGCAATTTTACGACGCTACAACCTGGTGATTAGCCGTCGGCAAGGCACGCATATGTTTTACTCGGTACGTGATCCGGATCTCTTTAAGGTGCTAGATGCGGCATTAGAAGTGTTCAACAACCACCTGATTGAGATTCGTAATAGCCTGGAACAACTGGAATGA
- a CDS encoding carbonic anhydrase: protein MNRQLMERTPNSAPIKFCHCAQIHRGDRRWFLQLFFPGAIAFSFLLVAQPAKATEHQAKALVLSCIDFRFLESERYFLALQHLGNQYDWTALAGASLALAGFPHTAEAEAFWDQLALSRQLHQIEKVIILDHQDCGAYATKIDSNLSQDREREQQVHAEYLNRAYWEIQKRYPDLTVELYFVTLNAEVRPVLPVSKPTTPA, encoded by the coding sequence ATGAATCGACAACTTATGGAACGCACCCCTAATTCAGCACCAATTAAATTTTGTCATTGCGCTCAGATCCATCGAGGCGATCGCCGTTGGTTTTTGCAATTGTTTTTTCCTGGAGCGATCGCGTTTTCGTTTCTGCTAGTGGCTCAGCCTGCCAAAGCAACAGAACATCAAGCTAAAGCGTTAGTACTCAGTTGCATAGACTTCCGCTTTCTCGAATCCGAGCGATATTTTTTAGCACTTCAGCATCTGGGTAATCAGTATGACTGGACAGCTTTAGCAGGAGCTTCTTTAGCACTGGCAGGATTTCCCCATACTGCTGAAGCCGAAGCGTTTTGGGATCAACTTGCCTTGTCTCGACAACTGCACCAGATTGAAAAAGTGATCATTCTCGATCATCAAGATTGTGGAGCCTACGCCACCAAGATTGACTCAAACTTAAGTCAAGATCGAGAGCGAGAACAACAGGTTCACGCAGAGTATTTAAACCGTGCTTATTGGGAAATTCAAAAGCGCTATCCAGATCTCACAGTTGAATTATATTTTGTTACCCTCAACGCTGAGGTTCGTCCTGTTTTACCTGTGAGCAAGCCTACCACACCAGCTTAA
- a CDS encoding fasciclin domain-containing protein, producing the protein MPDIVDIAVSADSFKTLVTAVQAADLVGALKSPGPFTVFAPTDDAFAKLPPGTIQTLVQNIPQLTRILTYHVVSGKYTRDDLKNVEFLTSLEGSPIRINSTDDYFEVKNATVVAADIEADNGIIHVIDNVILMSPESANSFDKAPL; encoded by the coding sequence ATGCCAGACATTGTTGATATTGCAGTTAGTGCGGATTCTTTCAAAACTCTCGTAACCGCTGTGCAAGCGGCGGATCTGGTTGGTGCCTTAAAGAGTCCAGGCCCTTTTACCGTCTTTGCCCCGACCGATGATGCGTTTGCTAAGTTGCCTCCGGGAACGATCCAAACGCTGGTACAAAATATTCCTCAACTGACCCGAATTCTGACTTATCACGTAGTGTCTGGAAAATATACCAGAGACGACTTAAAGAACGTTGAATTTCTCACCTCGCTAGAAGGGTCCCCTATTCGGATCAACTCTACCGATGACTACTTTGAAGTCAAAAACGCAACGGTCGTCGCTGCAGACATTGAAGCGGATAATGGCATCATTCACGTCATTGATAATGTGATTCTTATGAGTCCGGAGTCGGCCAATTCATTCGATAAAGCACCTCTGTGA
- a CDS encoding SulP family inorganic anion transporter: MRHSVAHWRGDLTGGLTAAVVALPLALAFAVASGVDPKAGLYTAIVAGIIAAVFGGSPVQITGPTGAMAVILVGIVAKYGIEKVWIAGVMAGIIQIALGVAKLGRLVKFIPYPVTAGFTNGIAVIIFCGQLNNFLGLQLPRSEHFLPGLWQTVTHLEGLNWAAVGLAMVVIVIKLFWTRITTTIPGSLVGLVLATAIASFFHLDVPTIGAIPQSLPLPQAIPHWNDFGLIRELINPALALAALGSIESLLSAVVADGMTVSEKHNSDRELIGQGLANMIVPFFGGIPATGAIARTAVNVRSGGKTRLSGVIHGVALAVIVLTLAPLAAQVPLAALAGILMVTSARMIEWEAIGLLVRATYSDFAVMILTWAVTIFFDLVLAVEIGLIAAGALFIKRMSDLNLAKIPETEAFPPGVPIELSKQIAVYRVDGPVFFGAAERFATFLRDEPEVKYLILRMRFVPNMDTTGLVALEDIYHDLRRHGCRLLLTGLQPEVKALLDRSGLLDKIGRDNCFETTDAAICSLTPTAISCPLPPVSISSSVSVSPLEQLVGTRD, translated from the coding sequence ATGAGACATTCGGTTGCTCACTGGCGGGGGGACTTAACGGGGGGATTAACTGCTGCTGTGGTTGCTTTACCCCTTGCCTTGGCGTTTGCAGTCGCGAGTGGGGTAGACCCGAAAGCAGGGCTTTATACCGCGATCGTTGCTGGAATTATCGCTGCCGTTTTTGGTGGATCTCCCGTCCAAATTACGGGACCCACTGGAGCGATGGCCGTTATTCTGGTTGGCATTGTCGCTAAGTATGGCATTGAGAAGGTGTGGATTGCTGGGGTGATGGCAGGTATCATCCAGATTGCTCTGGGGGTTGCCAAACTGGGTCGATTAGTGAAATTCATTCCCTATCCCGTGACCGCAGGCTTTACCAATGGCATTGCGGTGATTATTTTCTGCGGACAGTTGAACAACTTCTTGGGGCTGCAATTACCCCGTAGCGAACATTTTCTGCCCGGCTTATGGCAGACCGTGACGCATCTAGAAGGGCTGAATTGGGCGGCTGTAGGCTTGGCAATGGTGGTAATTGTCATCAAGCTTTTTTGGACGCGGATTACTACCACCATACCGGGTTCCCTGGTGGGTTTGGTTTTAGCAACGGCGATCGCCTCTTTCTTTCATCTCGATGTCCCTACCATTGGTGCGATTCCTCAATCTTTACCATTGCCTCAAGCGATTCCCCATTGGAATGATTTTGGACTGATTCGAGAACTGATTAATCCAGCCTTAGCGTTGGCGGCATTGGGCAGTATTGAATCGTTGCTATCGGCGGTGGTCGCAGACGGTATGACGGTGAGCGAAAAGCACAACAGCGATCGCGAGTTGATCGGCCAAGGGTTGGCCAATATGATCGTGCCCTTTTTTGGCGGCATTCCGGCAACGGGGGCGATCGCACGCACCGCCGTGAATGTGCGTTCCGGCGGCAAAACCCGACTATCGGGTGTGATTCATGGAGTTGCCCTCGCTGTGATTGTGCTTACCTTAGCGCCACTAGCGGCTCAAGTGCCCCTGGCAGCGCTGGCAGGCATTCTAATGGTGACGAGTGCGCGAATGATTGAGTGGGAGGCGATCGGGCTATTAGTCAGAGCAACCTATTCTGACTTTGCAGTAATGATCCTGACCTGGGCAGTCACAATTTTCTTTGATTTGGTATTAGCAGTAGAAATTGGACTGATTGCGGCAGGGGCACTGTTTATCAAACGGATGAGCGATCTCAATTTGGCAAAAATTCCTGAAACAGAAGCATTTCCACCGGGTGTGCCGATTGAACTCAGCAAACAAATTGCAGTTTATCGGGTAGATGGGCCTGTATTTTTTGGGGCTGCCGAGCGATTTGCTACCTTCCTGCGCGATGAACCGGAAGTGAAGTATTTAATTTTGCGGATGCGGTTTGTGCCCAACATGGATACAACTGGGTTGGTTGCGCTAGAAGACATTTACCACGACTTAAGGCGGCATGGGTGTCGTCTTCTTTTGACAGGCTTGCAACCGGAAGTCAAAGCGCTGTTAGACCGGAGTGGCTTGCTGGATAAGATTGGCAGAGACAACTGCTTTGAGACAACCGATGCCGCAATTTGTTCCCTAACGCCGACAGCAATCAGTTGTCCGCTTCCTCCAGTTTCGATTAGCTCATCTGTCTCGGTTAGCCCATTAGAACAACTCGTGGGCACCAGAGATTAA
- a CDS encoding response regulator: protein MMKTILVIDDNEGIRGFISEFLRWRSFDVIEAKDGLEGLQLAIAYKPDLILSDIEMPRLNGYDLLEKLQQDLDLAMIPVILISGLATTDARNHALQLGAADFLSKPALPDTILGTLSKCWKSSNRLEPHHFRP, encoded by the coding sequence ATGATGAAAACTATCTTAGTTATTGATGACAACGAAGGCATTCGCGGATTTATTTCCGAGTTTCTGCGATGGCGAAGTTTTGATGTAATTGAAGCTAAAGATGGGTTGGAAGGTTTGCAGTTGGCGATCGCCTATAAACCCGATCTTATTCTGTCAGACATTGAAATGCCTCGATTGAATGGCTATGATCTGCTGGAAAAACTTCAGCAGGATCTTGATTTGGCAATGATTCCAGTCATCTTGATTTCTGGTCTGGCAACAACTGATGCTCGCAATCATGCACTCCAGTTAGGAGCCGCAGACTTTTTGAGTAAGCCAGCCCTGCCTGACACAATTTTGGGGACACTTTCAAAGTGTTGGAAAAGTAGCAATAGACTTGAACCTCATCATTTCAGACCCTAA
- a CDS encoding ComEC/Rec2 family competence protein has product MLDIKIFDVDEGFCAALSTGDHHTILIDFGYSTRSGFNPSQYLLQQRCTSLDCVIVPAYGEEHLAGLSNFLRQTLIDGLAVHFLVANPSLAADQFHELDLANQRFSNVLTTDKSSRCPKVSQSMKIHGIDFTFFWNNQSDFQDAHNLSLVTFVSYGDIKLVFPSDLEIEGWRALLKDNDFCHRLRYVNMFVAANHGREESYCPEVFDYCRPEIIIISNEMNQRVSPNMLNQYRKHAKGCSESICDQKLLTTYDDGTITISKCLDRLRQVQTQRKAYQH; this is encoded by the coding sequence ATGTTAGACATCAAAATTTTTGACGTTGACGAAGGGTTTTGCGCTGCTCTTAGCACAGGCGATCATCACACCATTCTGATTGACTTTGGTTACAGTACTCGCAGTGGGTTCAATCCTTCACAGTACCTCTTACAACAGCGCTGCACTTCCTTAGACTGTGTGATTGTTCCTGCTTACGGAGAAGAGCATCTAGCAGGTCTCTCTAATTTCCTTAGACAAACGCTCATCGACGGACTAGCCGTTCATTTCTTAGTAGCAAATCCCTCCCTTGCCGCCGATCAATTTCACGAATTAGATCTAGCGAATCAACGATTTAGCAATGTGTTAACCACAGATAAAAGTTCGCGCTGTCCCAAAGTCAGTCAATCCATGAAAATTCATGGGATCGATTTCACTTTTTTCTGGAACAATCAATCAGACTTTCAGGATGCTCACAACCTCAGTTTAGTCACGTTTGTATCCTATGGAGATATCAAACTTGTTTTTCCCAGCGATTTGGAAATAGAGGGGTGGCGGGCACTGCTCAAGGATAATGACTTCTGCCATCGCCTGCGGTACGTCAATATGTTTGTTGCAGCGAACCATGGACGCGAAGAAAGCTATTGTCCTGAAGTATTCGATTACTGTAGACCTGAAATTATTATTATCTCCAATGAGATGAACCAGCGAGTTTCGCCAAATATGCTGAATCAATATCGAAAACATGCTAAGGGCTGTTCAGAAAGCATTTGTGATCAAAAACTGCTAACAACCTACGATGATGGAACCATCACGATTTCAAAATGCTTGGATCGACTGCGACAAGTGCAAACACAGCGGAAAGCCTATCAGCACTAA
- a CDS encoding C40 family peptidase, translated as MFQSVATSLTANVQYQCRIHLDIYDSPALERLATQAAAGRRLWIEAQPNASFDSTTAIAIRLCEDDYPGWIGPEAVEQLDIAEVPYQSPSWSAAEIQAKIPAAIAFTKAAMSQPNHYLWGGTVGPNYDCSGLMQAAFASVGIWLPRDAYQQEGFTESIALADAEPGDLVFFGPAHKATHVGLYLGNGEYIHSSGKDQGHNGIAIDVLSATGTPISQTYFAQFRGVGRITSSYPRRP; from the coding sequence ATGTTTCAATCTGTTGCTACTTCCCTTACCGCCAACGTTCAGTACCAGTGCCGCATCCATTTGGACATCTATGACTCTCCGGCTCTGGAGCGATTAGCAACGCAAGCTGCCGCAGGGCGAAGACTATGGATCGAGGCTCAACCCAATGCCTCATTCGATTCGACTACCGCGATCGCCATTCGGCTCTGCGAGGACGACTATCCTGGTTGGATTGGGCCAGAGGCTGTAGAGCAGTTGGATATTGCTGAAGTTCCCTATCAGTCTCCTTCCTGGTCAGCAGCAGAGATTCAGGCCAAAATTCCGGCGGCGATCGCCTTTACAAAAGCTGCCATGTCCCAACCCAATCACTACCTGTGGGGTGGAACGGTGGGACCAAATTATGACTGTTCTGGCTTAATGCAAGCCGCCTTTGCCTCAGTAGGTATCTGGCTGCCCAGAGATGCCTATCAACAGGAAGGATTTACTGAGTCGATCGCCCTTGCTGATGCCGAACCTGGAGATTTAGTCTTTTTCGGCCCTGCCCACAAAGCCACTCATGTAGGGCTGTATTTAGGAAATGGTGAGTATATCCATAGCTCCGGGAAGGATCAGGGGCATAACGGCATTGCGATCGATGTGCTCTCGGCCACTGGCACCCCGATCAGCCAAACCTACTTTGCTCAATTTCGTGGGGTGGGACGCATTACGTCCTCCTACCCCAGGCGACCGTAA
- a CDS encoding anion transporter — MIHTPSWVQAAVLGVSYLALGVGYVPGWQMNRATIALVSAAILIALGTLTLDEAWQAIDANTIVFLLSMMVVNAYLSYAGFFQLALLYLLRFTRSPLGLLGLLTVGTGVLSAFFLNDTLALVSTPLTVQLTRSLKLNPVPYLLAIAGATNIGSVATLSGNPQNILVGSFSGISYSTFAQALLPIAAVGLVLQVGWLWLLYPDVRSLQPCPPPSLPRFRAYRPVLIKTLIVTGLLLAAFVVGLPLAESAFLAAAALLVTRRIKPQRVLQQVDWSLLVMFSGLFILTRCVQELNLLAGLTPWIAHPAGLLAVTAIVSNLISNVPAVLLLQGGISPEATQSWLLLAAGSTLAGNLTLFGAVANLITVEAAMAAGCRLSFWQHLRFGLPLTLMTLILTYVWLVVR; from the coding sequence ATGATACACACGCCAAGTTGGGTTCAAGCAGCAGTTTTAGGAGTGAGCTACCTGGCTCTGGGGGTGGGCTATGTCCCTGGCTGGCAAATGAATCGTGCCACCATTGCTTTGGTGAGTGCGGCGATATTGATTGCCCTGGGCACCCTCACTCTAGATGAGGCATGGCAGGCTATTGATGCTAATACCATCGTGTTTTTACTCAGCATGATGGTGGTGAATGCGTACCTATCCTATGCGGGGTTTTTCCAACTGGCGCTGCTGTACTTGCTGCGGTTTACCCGGAGTCCGCTGGGATTATTGGGGTTGTTAACGGTAGGCACCGGGGTACTGTCGGCGTTTTTCCTGAACGACACCTTAGCCCTGGTGAGTACCCCGTTGACGGTGCAGTTGACGCGATCGCTGAAACTTAACCCCGTGCCCTACCTGCTGGCGATCGCCGGAGCTACCAACATCGGTTCTGTGGCAACCCTCAGTGGTAATCCGCAAAACATTCTGGTGGGATCATTTTCCGGTATCAGCTACAGCACGTTTGCCCAGGCTCTCCTGCCAATTGCGGCTGTTGGCTTGGTGCTGCAAGTCGGATGGCTGTGGCTGCTATATCCAGACGTGCGATCGCTCCAGCCCTGTCCCCCGCCATCGCTCCCCCGCTTTCGCGCCTATCGCCCCGTGCTGATCAAAACCCTGATCGTGACTGGTTTGTTGTTGGCAGCCTTTGTGGTGGGGTTGCCTCTGGCAGAGTCGGCGTTTTTAGCGGCAGCAGCACTACTGGTGACCCGACGCATTAAGCCCCAGCGCGTGCTGCAACAGGTTGACTGGTCACTCCTGGTGATGTTTTCGGGGCTGTTTATCCTCACCCGGTGTGTGCAAGAACTGAACCTGTTGGCGGGGTTAACTCCCTGGATCGCTCATCCGGCTGGGCTGCTGGCTGTGACGGCGATCGTGTCAAACTTGATTTCCAATGTGCCAGCGGTACTGCTATTACAGGGGGGGATTTCGCCAGAAGCGACTCAAAGCTGGCTGCTGCTGGCAGCGGGGTCTACCCTGGCCGGAAATCTCACGCTATTTGGAGCCGTGGCGAATTTAATTACCGTCGAGGCAGCGATGGCCGCAGGGTGTCGTCTTTCCTTCTGGCAACATCTGCGGTTTGGGTTACCACTGACCTTGATGACCCTGATCCTGACCTACGTCTGGCTGGTGGTACGATGA